The nucleotide sequence GACGTCCCCGAATCAGTGTGCATAGCGCGCAACGAAGAACGTCCGGACCGGCAGTTCGGCGCGCACGTTGTCAGTCGCCAGCACCGGGAACTCCGCCGTTCCCTGAAGAACCTCGACCGTGAGGGCTTCCGGCGCGTTCACCATCTGCGCACCCCCGCGGAAATCAGCGGTGCAGCGTTCGAGGTAGAACCACTCCTCAACGACCTCCGTGCCCATACCGGCCCATTCGATGTCATCGGTGACGTGCACGGCTGCCGGGCGGAACTCGAGGAGCTCCTCGCCGAACTCGGCTGGAAAGTCACGTTCGACAGCGCCGGTCGCGCCATTGATGCGTGCCACCCCGACGGTCGCACCGCCGTCTTCGTCGGCGACCTCGTCGACCGCGGACCGGACACACCCGGGGTGCTGCGCCTCGTGATGGGCATGACGAACAGCGGTGCAGCGCTGTGTGTGAGCGGGAACCACGAGCAGAAGCTCGCCCGCGCGTTGCGGGGGCAGAAGGTTCAGCTCAAACACGGCATCGCAGAATCTCTCGAACAGCTCGCGGCGGAAGGCGACGAATTCACACACACCGCTCGGCTGTTCCTCGATGGCCTCGTCTCCCACTATGTCCTCGACCATGGGCGGCTTGTCGTCGCACATGCGGGCCTCCCCGCGCAGTTCCATGGCCGTGCTTCGGGCAGGGTGCGTGCATTTGCCCTCTATGGGCAAACCACCGGGGAGACTGACGATTACGGCCTCCCAGTCCGGTACCCGTGGGCAACTGACTACCGCGGAGCCGCGACGGTGCTGTACGGTCACACGCCCATCAGTGAACCCGAGTGGATTAACCGCACAATGTGCCTCGACACGGGCTGCGTTTTCGGTGGCCGCCTGACCGCGCTCCGGTACCCCGAACGTGACCTTGTTTCCGTGCCAGCGCACCAGCAATGGCATGCATCACCGCGCCCACTCGCGCCGGCACCGAAAACGGCGGCCGAGCGTGACCGGTATTCGCTCCAGCTCGACGATGTACTCGGCAAACGAGCAATCGAGACGCGGCACCATGGGCGGGTCACGATTCCCGCGGAGAACGCGTCGGCAGCGCTCGAAGTGATGAGCCGTTTCACCATCGATCCGCGGTGGCTCATGTATCTGCCGCCGACGATGGCACCCTGCGCGACGAGCACCCGGGACGATTACCTGGAACACCCAGCGGAGGCATTCGCGGAGTACCGAAAAGCGGGTGTGGACGACGTCGTGTGCCAGGAGAAACACATGGGATCGCGCGCCGTGATCCTCGTGTGCCGCGACGACCACACTGCGGAGCGGCGATTCGGCATCCGTGGCGCCGGCGCGGTATTCACCCGCACCGGGCGTTCGTTCTTCCAGGACGACCGAGAGGACGCGCTCCTTTCGCGCATACGCGCGGGATTCGACGATGCCGGGATCTGGAATGACATCGCGAGTGACTGGTTGCTGCTCGACACCGAGGTTCTTCCGTGGAACGCGAAGGCCGACGGTCTCATCCGCGACCAGTACGGAGCGGTCGGAGCCGCTGGCGCGGCCGTGCTTCCCGCTGCGGTGGACCTTGTGGCGAAAGCGGAAAGCCGTGGCCTCGACGTCGCCGACCTGCGCGCCCGCAGTATGCGCAGGGCAGGCAACCTCGACGCTTATCGGGCGATGTACCGCACATTCTGCTGGCCGACGAGTGGCTTATCCGACATCAAACTCGCGCCCTTTCAACTCCTCGCGGCGGAAGGTGCGGCATTCGCTGGCCGGCCCCACCCCTGGCATACCGCCACTGCCGCGAAGCTGAGCGACGCCGACCCGAGCCTGTTCCTGACGACCCGTGGGATGGCAGTTGACCTCAGCGACCCGGACTCCGAGCACCGCGCCACGTCATGGTGGACCACGCTCACGGAATCCGGTTTCGAGGGGATGGTCGTCAAACCCGCAGCCAACCGGACGCGGCCCAACACGCGGATCCAGCCCGCGATCAAGGTCCGGGGACGCGAGTATCTCCGCCTCGTCTACGGACCGGACTACACACTCGCCGACAACCTCGAGCGGTTGCGCCAGCGCAGCCTCGGCCGTAAAAGGTCACTTGCGCTTCGCGAGTACGCGCTCGGCCTCGAGGCCATCGACCGGCTCGTCGAGGGCGAGCCACTGTGGCGTGTCCATGAGTGTGTTTTCGGTGTTCTCGCGCTCGAAACCGAACCGGTCGACCCCCGCTTGTAACGGTTCTGTGTGGAATAGCCTTTGCTGCGCTAGATTTCAGCTCAGGACCAGGTGCGGATGAGGTGGACGAATCGTGACAGAGGCGTGGCTGCTGCTCGGGCTGGCGCTGGTGCTCATTGCCGCGAACGCGTTGTTCGTGGCCGCTGAGTTTGCTCTGGTGACTGTGGATAGAGCCACCATTTCTGAGGCAGCTGAGGCGGGTGATCGGCGCGCCCGATCCGTGCAGAAGGCGCTGAAAAGGCTCTCCACTCAGCTCTCCGGTGCGCAGCTCGGTATCACGGTCACCAGTCTCATCATCGGGTTCATCGCCGAGCCGTCGATTGCGACTCTCCTGCGCGGGCCGCTGGAATTCGCAGGTCTCCCCGAGGCGTCGAGCCTGGCGGTGGCACTCGGCGCGGGCCTTCTCATAGCGACCGTGACACAGATGATTTTCGGCGAACTCGTCCCGAAGAACTGGGCAATCTCGGAGCCCGTGCGCGTCTCGAGGGCGGTCGCAGGGCCGCAACGGGCCTTCACTGCGGCAAGCAGACCACTGATCGTCGTGCTCAACGGTGCCTCCAACGCGATGGTCCGCGCACTCGGCGTCGAACCGCGCGAAGAGCTCGCTTCGGCCCGGTCCGCGCAGGAATTGGGTGCGATCGCTACCCGCTCCGCGACCGAGGGCCTGCTCGAGAAAGACATCGCGGACCGCCTCACCCAGGCTGCCGAGTTCGGTGAGCAGACTGCAGCGGATGTCATGACGCCGCGCACCCGAGTGACGTTCGTCAACAGTGACACGCCGGTCCGGGACATCTTGAGCCTTGTCGCCTCGACGGGGCACGCCCGCTTCCCGGTCGAAGGAACATCGATCGACGACGTGGTGGGCGTCGTGCACTTCAAATCCGCGCTAGCGGTCCCGGAACAGGAACGGGCCGAGAGAACGGCTGCCGACATCATGAGCCCCGTCCGTGCGATTCCGTCTACCTTGCCACTCGCTGGGGTCCTGCGAGAGCTGCGCAGTGGGTTACAGCTCGCGGTCGTGATCGACGAGTACGGCGGCACCGCCGGCGTAGTCACCCTGGAAGACCTCGTCGAGGAGATTCTTGGCGAAATCGATGACGAGCATGACCGGCCGGCTGGCCGGCCGCGGCTACTCACGAACGGCACGTGGACGCTGCCCGGGCTTATGCGGCCCGACGAGATCGCTGACCTCACCGGCATCGACCTCCCTGAGGGAGAACATTCCGACACTTCTGGCGGGCTCGTGATCGAACATCTCGGGCGGCTGGCCAACCCCGGCGACTCCGTAGTTCTGCCTGCGAAGAATCTCGCTCAACTCGATGCCGATGGCATACCTACAGAAACTCTCGTCTCGCTCACGGTCACCCAGGTCGACGGCCATCGCGTCGCACGCCTTCGGCTCGGCCTCGCCGAGCCATCATCGCGCGCAGACGACGACTCCTCCGATGGGCGAAAGGACGAGAGCTGATGATCAACGTCACTGGAATGATTGTCGGAATCCTTCTGCTTTTCGGCAACGCGTTCTTCGTCGGCGCCGAGTTCGCGCTCGTGTCCACCCGTCGGACAAAGATCGAGCCCCGCGCCGAAGAGGGCAGCGGCGCGGCCCGTATCACTCTACGTGCTCTCGACAATGTGTCCCTCATGATGGCGGGAGCTCAGTTTGGTATCACCCTGTGCTCACTCGGGCTCGGAGCGGTAGCTGAACCGGCTGTTGCATACGCGCTCGAGGTGCCGCTCGAAGCGCTCGGCGTCCCGTCGGTGATGCTCCATCCCATTGCTGTGGCCATCGCGCTGACGATCGTGCTCTCCCTGCATATGACGATCGGCGAAATGGTTCCGAAGAACCTGGCGATCGCGGGCCCCGAG is from Hoyosella subflava DQS3-9A1 and encodes:
- a CDS encoding polynucleotide kinase-phosphatase, translating into MRLAIPDMSLVVMIGTSGAGKTTFAHRHFAATQILSSDAFRGMVADDANDQSATAAAFDALHYIAGQRLAAGRVTVIDATNVQRPARAQLVRLAREHDVLPVAIVLDVPESVCIARNEERPDRQFGAHVVSRQHRELRRSLKNLDREGFRRVHHLRTPAEISGAAFEVEPLLNDLRAHTGPFDVIGDVHGCRAELEELLAELGWKVTFDSAGRAIDACHPDGRTAVFVGDLVDRGPDTPGVLRLVMGMTNSGAALCVSGNHEQKLARALRGQKVQLKHGIAESLEQLAAEGDEFTHTARLFLDGLVSHYVLDHGRLVVAHAGLPAQFHGRASGRVRAFALYGQTTGETDDYGLPVRYPWATDYRGAATVLYGHTPISEPEWINRTMCLDTGCVFGGRLTALRYPERDLVSVPAHQQWHASPRPLAPAPKTAAERDRYSLQLDDVLGKRAIETRHHGRVTIPAENASAALEVMSRFTIDPRWLMYLPPTMAPCATSTRDDYLEHPAEAFAEYRKAGVDDVVCQEKHMGSRAVILVCRDDHTAERRFGIRGAGAVFTRTGRSFFQDDREDALLSRIRAGFDDAGIWNDIASDWLLLDTEVLPWNAKADGLIRDQYGAVGAAGAAVLPAAVDLVAKAESRGLDVADLRARSMRRAGNLDAYRAMYRTFCWPTSGLSDIKLAPFQLLAAEGAAFAGRPHPWHTATAAKLSDADPSLFLTTRGMAVDLSDPDSEHRATSWWTTLTESGFEGMVVKPAANRTRPNTRIQPAIKVRGREYLRLVYGPDYTLADNLERLRQRSLGRKRSLALREYALGLEAIDRLVEGEPLWRVHECVFGVLALETEPVDPRL
- a CDS encoding hemolysin family protein; the encoded protein is MTEAWLLLGLALVLIAANALFVAAEFALVTVDRATISEAAEAGDRRARSVQKALKRLSTQLSGAQLGITVTSLIIGFIAEPSIATLLRGPLEFAGLPEASSLAVALGAGLLIATVTQMIFGELVPKNWAISEPVRVSRAVAGPQRAFTAASRPLIVVLNGASNAMVRALGVEPREELASARSAQELGAIATRSATEGLLEKDIADRLTQAAEFGEQTAADVMTPRTRVTFVNSDTPVRDILSLVASTGHARFPVEGTSIDDVVGVVHFKSALAVPEQERAERTAADIMSPVRAIPSTLPLAGVLRELRSGLQLAVVIDEYGGTAGVVTLEDLVEEILGEIDDEHDRPAGRPRLLTNGTWTLPGLMRPDEIADLTGIDLPEGEHSDTSGGLVIEHLGRLANPGDSVVLPAKNLAQLDADGIPTETLVSLTVTQVDGHRVARLRLGLAEPSSRADDDSSDGRKDES